The Thermanaerothrix sp. genomic interval AGGCTTTTGAAGTTTTAGGGGTTTGCGGCCCGGATTGGGGGTGGTCCCTTGCCTTCGGGGCCCTTTGTGGAAGATGTGTCCCAGGATGGGGAGATGGATCTGTGGGAGAGGGTAAGGTCCGGCGACGATGAAGCCCGGGAGGAGGCAATCCTATCCATGCGGCCCATGGTGTTCTGGCTGGCCAAGCGGATAGGATCTCCCGGGGCTCTTCAGGACCTGGTCCAGGAGGGCATGGTGGGTCTCATAGAGGCGGTGGACAACTTTGATCCCTTGAGGGGGCTTAAGTTTTCCACCTACGCCTACTATCGCATAAGGGGCAGGATGATAAACTTCCTAACCCGGGTGGAGGCCCATGCT includes:
- a CDS encoding sigma-70 family RNA polymerase sigma factor yields the protein MDLWERVRSGDDEAREEAILSMRPMVFWLAKRIGSPGALQDLVQEGMVGLIEAVDNFDPLRGLKFSTYAYYRIRGRMINFLTRVEAHA